A stretch of Brassica rapa cultivar Chiifu-401-42 chromosome A08, CAAS_Brap_v3.01, whole genome shotgun sequence DNA encodes these proteins:
- the LOC103835322 gene encoding exopolygalacturonase clone GBGE184: MASARSLVAKANNTNVGSLILMTLVLGSCVANGEDLDARRGLAAVAGNPTVFDITKNGAVGNGATDSSKAFLNTWLQVCASPVPATLLVPKGDFLAGPVIFAGPCKSKVTVEVQGTIIAPPSGYPTPEWFLFEHVDNVVLTGPGTFHGKGEAVWKADGCGKKLNCNLPPTSLKFRNILNLDISGISSVNAKAFHMFLVKTKNVNVQNIKITAPAESPNTDGIHLSNAVNVHIVDSLIATGDDCISVGRGSTNVTVERVTCGPGHGLSVGSLGKYPNEENVAGIHFKNCIMKDTDNGLRIKSWGGSSPSTAVDITFEDITMTNVKNPIIIDQNYGSRGGDSKVAISNVLFKNVRGTTITKDEVQIMCSKSVPCKGVSVVDVELNFVGDKGGHPSASGGLVGALCDNANVIFGGKLSFPLPK; encoded by the exons ATGGCTAGCGCGAGAAGTTTGGTTGCCAAGGCAAATAATACTAATGTAGGCTCATTAATCTTAATGACCTTGGTGTTAGGTTCTTGTGTAGCTAATGGTGAAGATCTCGATGCCCGCCGTGGCCTTGCCGCTGTTGCCGGGAACCCTACGGTCTTTGATATTACTAAGAATGGAGCAGTGGGAAATGGTGCCACCGATTCTTCCAAG GCGTTTCTAAACACATGGCTCCAAGTGTGTGCCAGTCCTGTACCAGCAACGCTACTAGTCCCTAAAGGAGATTTCTTGGCTGGTCCAGTAATTTTTGCTGGTCCATGCAAGAGCAAAGTGACCGTCGAAGTTCAGGGCACAATCATCGCTCCGCCAAGCGGATACCCGACTCCTGAATGGTTCTTATTCGAACATGTCGATAATGTCGTCCTCACCGGACCCGGCACATTCCACGGCAAAGGTGAAGCCGTTTGGAAAGCAGATGGCTGTGGTAAAAAGTTGAACTGCAATCTTCCTCCAACG TCTCTAAAATTCAGAAACATCTTAAATCTTGACATATCCGGCATTAGCTCGGTCAACGCAAAGGCCTTCCACATGTTCttggtaaaaactaaaaatgtcAACGTCCAAAACATCAAGATTACTGCCCCTGCTGAAAGTCCCAACACCGATGGTATCCATTTGAGCAATGCGGTCAACGTTCACATCGTTGACAGTTTAATAGCTACAGGAGACGATTGCATCTCAGTCGGTCGTGGTTCCACCAATGTAACCGTCGAGCGCGTGACTTGTGGCCCAGGACACGGCCTAAGTGTCGGTAGTCTTGGTAAGTACCCGAACGAGGAGAATGTTGCCGGCATTCACTTTAAGAACTGCATCATGAAAGATACCGACAATGGTCTTAGAATCAAGAGTTGGGGTGGTTCGTCTCCAAGCACGGCTGTGGACATCACGTTTGAAGATATTACGATGACAAACGTCAAGAACCCAATCATCATTGACCAAAACTACGGCTCAAGAGGCGGA GATTCAAAAGTTGCGATAAGCAATGTGCTGTTCAAGAACGTAAGAGGAACAACAATTACAAAAGACGAAGTTCAGATCATGTGCAGCAAATCAGTACCGTGCAAAGGAGTCAGCGTCGTTGACGTGGAATTGAACTTCGTAGGTGACAAAGGAGGACATCCCTCGGCGTCAGGAGGTTTGGTCGGAGCTCTTTGTGACAACGCCAATGTTATCTTCGGTGGAAAACTTAGCTTCCCTCTTCCCAAATAA
- the LOC103835323 gene encoding exopolygalacturonase clone GBGE184: protein MASARSLVAKANNTNVGSLILMALVLGSCVANGEYLGGRRGLAAVAGNPTVFDITKNGAVGNGATDSSKAFLNTWLQVCASPVPATLLVPKGDFLAGPVIFAGPCKSKVTVEVQGTIIAPPSGYPTPEWFLFEHVDNVVLTGPGTFHGKGEAVWKADGCGKKLNCNLPPTSLKFRNILNLDISGISSVNAKAFHMFLVKTTNVNVQNIKIIAPAESPNTDGIHLSNAVNVHIADSLIATGDDCISVGRGSTNVTVERVTCGPGHGLSVGSLGKYPNEENVAGIHFRNCTMKDTDNGLRIKSWGGSSPSTAVDITYEDIMMTNVKNPIIIDQNYGSRGGDSKVAISNVLFKNVRGTTITKDEVQFMCSKSVPCKGVSVVDVELNFVGDKGGHPSSSGGLVGALCTNANVIFGGKLSFPLCPK from the exons TTGGTGTTAGGTTCTTGCGTAGCTAATGGTGAATATCTCGGTGGCCGCCGTGGCCTTGCCGCTGTTGCCGGCAACCCTACGGTCTTTGATATTACTAAGAATGGAGCAGTGGGAAATGGTGCCACCGATTCTTCCAAG GCGTTTCTAAACACATGGCTCCAAGTGTGTGCCAGTCCTGTACCAGCAACGCTACTAGTCCCTAAAGGAGATTTCTTGGCTGGTCCAGTAATTTTTGCTGGTCCATGCAAGAGCAAAGTGACCGTCGAAGTTCAGGGCACAATCATCGCTCCACCAAGCGGATACCCGACTCCTGAATGGTTCTTATTCGAACATGTCGATAATGTCGTCCTCACCGGACCCGGCACATTCCACGGCAAAGGTGAAGCCGTTTGGAAAGCAGATGGCTGTGGTAAAAAGTTGAACTGCAATCTTCCTCCAACG TCTCTAAAATTCAGAAACATTTTAAACCTTGACATTTCCGGCATTAGCTCGGTCAACGCAAAGGCCTTCCACATGTTCTTGGTAAAAACTACAAATGTCAACGTCCAAAACATTAAGATTATTGCCCCTGCTGAAAGTCCCAACACCGATGGCATCCATTTGAGCAATGCGGTCAACGTTCATATCGCTGACAGTTTAATAGCTACAGGAGACGATTGTATCTCAGTCGGTCGTGGTTCCACCAATGTAACCGTCGAACGCGTGACTTGTGGCCCAGGACACGGCCTAAGTGTCGGTAGTCTTGGTAAGTACCCGAACGAGGAGAATGTTGCCGGCATTCACTTTAGGAATTGCACCATGAAAGATACCGACAATGGTCTTAGAATCAAGAGTTGGGGTGGTTCGTCTCCAAGCACGGCTGTGGACATCACCTATGAAGATATTATGATGACAAACGTCAAGAACCCAATCATCATTGACCAAAACTACGGCTCAAGAGGCGGA GATTCAAAAGTTGCGATAAGCAATGTGCTGTTCAAGAACGTAAGAGGAACAACAATTACAAAAGATGAAGTTCAGTTCATGTGCAGCAAATCAGTACCGTGCAAAGGAGTCAGCGTCGTTGACGTGGAATTGAACTTCGTAGGTGACAAAGGAGGACACCCCTCGTCGTCAGGAGGTTTGGTCGGAGCTCTTTGTACCAACGCCAATGTTATCTTCGGTGGAAAACTTAGCTTCCCTCTGTGTCCCAAATAA